The following are encoded together in the Montipora foliosa isolate CH-2021 chromosome 12, ASM3666993v2, whole genome shotgun sequence genome:
- the LOC137979583 gene encoding multidrug resistance protein 2-like, with protein sequence MSTESLLSTMAVHYFGFTMALDYSIVLVSTQEMWFALGGKDTYFGFMFGIYAFSQALVSPLVGYISDWRGLKFTVMLSLVINVMGNVLYGLSVFSNSLYAMFFGRLTAGIGAGSVTLALIYLTNTTPEQTRGKSIASFKFAQAAGFLGGPSVGIFLVPLFVGKEDNVAILSGKKIAMLFNLYTAPAWVAVANVVFVMLPLTKFCFKNPLAPHMAMKFAIGEAKKLISHTAFFMLLVFSGTACFWGVFSDLFVLAFGQYGLVSEQKELWKVYISGGVAFVVSGAIIRAVIHRRLSPAMFSILGLIFNVWGFVLLLDYRLKGERVMNLLYFGGVALSTSGAAWFFTGVGVYYSQKVTEFSNEARNRRGVFLGCFNLADTLGRFAGPVLVSRFLSLADLGDKKCEYAKFDPSNCQVVSVNAVLAGLCGILCIDLLSFIYYHIAHGKRRIHGFLLNETYHPGQLPLTEDVYNLQVEGREWDQPDHTQMDSYLPRQIQRSSLHGSSSHTSSHDGSIHTI encoded by the coding sequence ATGTCGACTGAAAGTCTTCTTTCGACCATGGCTGTTCATTACTTCGGCTTTACAATGGCTTTGGACTATTCGATAGTTCTGGTATCAACGCAAGAAATGTGGTTTGCGCTTGGAGGGAAAGACACCTACTTCGGTTTCATGTTCGGAATTTACGCATTTAGTCAAGCGCTTGTTTCACCATTGGTAGGCTACATTTCTGATTGGCGCGGCCTAAAGTTCACCGTTATGTTATCGCTGGTTATAAATGTCATGGGAAATGTATTATATGGACTCTCTGTCTTTTCAAATTCATTATATGCGATGTTTTTTGGGCGGTTAACAGCTGGGATTGGAGCGGGGTCCGTCACTCTCGCACTGATTTATTTAACTAACACGACCCCGGAACAAACTCGAGGGAAATCCATCGCAAGTTTCAAGTTTGCCCAAGCAGCTGGCTTCTTAGGAGGCCCTTCAGTTGGAATTTTTCTTGTTCCTTTGTTCGTGGGTAAAGAAGATAACGTGGCCATTCTCAGCGGCAAGAAAATTGCAATGTTGTTCAACCTCTATACTGCCCCCGCTTGGGTCGCCGTTGCCAATGTGGTATTCGTCATGTTACCTCTTACTAAATTCTGCTTCAAAAATCCTCTTGCACCTCATATGGCGATGAAATTTGCCATCGGAGAAGCAAAGAAACTAATATCACACACAGCATTCTTTATGTTATTGGTATTCTCCGGAACGGCTTGTTTCTGGGGTGTTTTTAGTGACTTATTCGTTCTTGCCTTCGGTCAATACGGCTTGGTTTCAGAGCAGAAAGAGTTATGGAAAGTTTACATTTCCGGTGGCGTCGCATTCGTCGTATCGGGTGCAATTATTCGTGCTGTAATCCACAGGAGATTGTCGCCGGCTATGTTTTCAATTCTTGGATTAATCTTCAATGTCTGGGGATTTGTTCTTCTACTTGATTACCGTTTAAAGGGTGAACGAGTGATGAATCTGCTCTATTTTGGAGGAGTTGCGCTTTCAACTTCCGGTGCGGCCTGGTTCTTCACCGGAGTTGGAGTTTATTATTCTCAGAAAGTCACAGAATTCAGCAACGAGGCTCGCAATCGAAGAGGAGTGTTCCTTGGCTGTTTTAACCTCGCAGATACACTTGGACGCTTTGCAGGACCAGTGCTGGTTTCTCGCTTTTTAAGTTTGGCAGACCTTGGAGACAAAAAATGtgaatatgcaaaatttgatcCAAGCAACTGTCAGGTTGTTAGTGTGAATGCGGTGCTTGCAGGATTATGTGGAATCTTGTGTATTGATCTCCTGTCTTTTATATATTACCATATTGCTCATGGCAAGCGACGTATTCATGGATTTCTTCTCAATGAGACCTACCACCCAGGACAACTACCACTCACAGAGGATGTCTACAATCTCCAAGTGGAGGGCAGGGAATGGGATCAACCAGACCACACCCAAATGGATTCCTATCTCCCAAGACAGATACAAAGGTCATCATTGCATGGTTCTTCATCTCATACCTCATCGCATGATGGCAGCATACATACGATATGA
- the LOC137979095 gene encoding brain-enriched guanylate kinase-associated protein-like isoform X2: MSIPCESGCTSACEQLLRSENQELRDKIKMLQNTFDSESDKKSSTSSTEEKVNEIFVKQTKSDLESSQEHIKRLKEDYDEAMKKNQELENRILQMAEELQLEKSRFEETVGSMSEQLMNFVEKMNKMERECIQNKRDCSLVVQLLKCNQSLDKKFVSQKVKTMPSDLQEKLTLELNITPESKPLNHPARSRKLWRTKSASSASTSSPSELSDAE; the protein is encoded by the exons ATGAGTATACCTTGTGAG AGCGGCTGCACATCAGCTTGCGAGCAATTATTGAG ATCAGAAAATCAAGAACTGAGAGACAAAATAAAAATGCTGCAGAACACTTTTGATTCTGAAAGTGATAAGAAGTCTTCTACTTCCTCTACAGAAGAAAAAGTAAATGAAATATTTGTAAAGCAAACAAAATCTGATTTAGAGTCATCCCAAGAGCACATCAAAAg ACTCAAAGAAGATTATGATGAGGCCATGAAGAAAAACCAAGAACTGGAGAACAGAATCCTTCAAATG GCTGAGGAACTGCAGCTGGAAAAATCCCGCTTTGAGGAGACAGTGGGAAGCATGTCAGAACAGCTGATGAACTTTGTTGAGAAAATGAATAAGATGGAGAGGGAATGT ATTCAGAATAAGAGAGATTGTTCCCTGGTGGTTCAACTTTTAAAGTGTAACCAATCTTTGGACAAGAAGTTTGTCTCTCAGAAAGTAAAAACG ATGCCATCAGATTTACAGGAAAAGTTAACTTTAGAACTGAACATTACACCAGAGTCAAAGCCTCTCAATCATCCAGCTAGGAGCAGAAAACTTTGGAGAACCAAGAGTGCTTCATCTGCATCCACAAGTTCCCCATCGGAACTGAGTGATGCTGAATAG
- the LOC137979095 gene encoding brain-enriched guanylate kinase-associated protein-like isoform X1 gives MSIPCEKSGCTSACEQLLRSENQELRDKIKMLQNTFDSESDKKSSTSSTEEKVNEIFVKQTKSDLESSQEHIKRLKEDYDEAMKKNQELENRILQMAEELQLEKSRFEETVGSMSEQLMNFVEKMNKMERECIQNKRDCSLVVQLLKCNQSLDKKFVSQKVKTMPSDLQEKLTLELNITPESKPLNHPARSRKLWRTKSASSASTSSPSELSDAE, from the exons ATGAGTATACCTTGTGAG AAGAGCGGCTGCACATCAGCTTGCGAGCAATTATTGAG ATCAGAAAATCAAGAACTGAGAGACAAAATAAAAATGCTGCAGAACACTTTTGATTCTGAAAGTGATAAGAAGTCTTCTACTTCCTCTACAGAAGAAAAAGTAAATGAAATATTTGTAAAGCAAACAAAATCTGATTTAGAGTCATCCCAAGAGCACATCAAAAg ACTCAAAGAAGATTATGATGAGGCCATGAAGAAAAACCAAGAACTGGAGAACAGAATCCTTCAAATG GCTGAGGAACTGCAGCTGGAAAAATCCCGCTTTGAGGAGACAGTGGGAAGCATGTCAGAACAGCTGATGAACTTTGTTGAGAAAATGAATAAGATGGAGAGGGAATGT ATTCAGAATAAGAGAGATTGTTCCCTGGTGGTTCAACTTTTAAAGTGTAACCAATCTTTGGACAAGAAGTTTGTCTCTCAGAAAGTAAAAACG ATGCCATCAGATTTACAGGAAAAGTTAACTTTAGAACTGAACATTACACCAGAGTCAAAGCCTCTCAATCATCCAGCTAGGAGCAGAAAACTTTGGAGAACCAAGAGTGCTTCATCTGCATCCACAAGTTCCCCATCGGAACTGAGTGATGCTGAATAG
- the LOC137979094 gene encoding WD repeat-containing protein 25-like, whose product MESLLAYSSGSDSEETEQGKGLEESVKKRKVTEMNKRDQNYLGDRNTRQLANKRPKPFLQSPDECKAVGIFSDLKQTASIIPQMSRSDHCGLSNDFNESSLSHVQAPSGRIDEKFVPSVISTMHRKFSSTSVSGSVNAKPYISKRERQELSQQKTTRPLSVSPVTFPLKPQLEGAEFISSSKEDDEGIRKNKKQVTSSRPPKQLLVSFEGHSQGVNCVRWHPSRSNLLLSASMDHSVCVWDTLGDAICLKLTHHTAAVKDGKWSLCGSQVLSCGYDKTARLVNLETGQEIVKFPHRNYVTCVQFHPTDSTLFLAGTFKSSILCWDARTGKISATYSACFGQVQDIAFLPHGNEFISAAEVIRRNSTDKGIMVWDFRSTAVLSNQIYQEAFTCTCLKVHPSESHFVAQSNGDYIALFSTKKPYKLNKFKRYEGHKVSGYHIGCDFSPGGSIICSGSADGHIYFYDHHSSHMISKLKAHSMPCMDVVFHPSLPHYVASCGWDGGVKIWK is encoded by the exons ATGGAATCCTTGCTAGCGTACTCCAGCGGTTCAGATTCTGAAGAGACCGAACAGGGAAAAGGACTCGAAGAAAGTGTCAAGAAACGAAAAGTAACAGAGATGAATAAGCGAGACCAGAACTATCTTGGGGACAGAAACACTAGACAGTTAGCAAATAAAAGGCCAAAGCCTTTTCTTCAATCACCTGACGAATGTAAAGCAGTAGGCATTTTTTCTGATCTAAAACAAACTGCAAGTATTATTCCACAGATGTCACGATCTGATCATTGTGGTTTGTCGAACGATTTTAATGAATCGTCGCTTTCACATGTACAAGCTCCTTCTGGAAGAATTGACGAGAAGTTTGTACCATCTGTAATTTCAACGATGCATCGTAAATTTTCATCTACCAGTGTTTCAGGAAGTGTTAATGCCAAACCTTACATTTCCAAAAGAGAGAGACAAGAGTTAAGCCAACAGAAAACAACACGTCCTTTATCTGTAAGCCCCGTGACATTTCCTTTGAAACCTCAGCTAGAAGGGGCTGAATTTATTTCCTCATCAAAAGAAGATGATGAAGGAATCAGAAAGAACAAAAAGCAAGTCACCTCCAGTAGACCACCAAAACAACTTCTTGTAAGTTTTGAGGGGCATTCTCAGGGAGTTAACTGTGTAAGATGGCACCCTAGCAGGAGTAACTTGTTGCTTTCAGCCTCAATGGATCATAGTGTTTGTGTCTGGGATACTTTGGGTGATGCCATTTGTCTCAAATTGACACACCACACGGCAGCTGTGAAAGATGGAAAGTGGAGTCTTTGTGGATCACAAGTGTTGAGCTGTGGTTATGACAAAACTGCAAGACTTGTTAATTTAGAAACTG GACAGGAAATCGTCAAATTTCCTCATCGTAACTATGTGACTTGTGTTCAGTTTCATCCTACGGATTCTACTCTCTTCCTTGCTGGGACTTTTAAATCTTCAATCCTGTGCTGGGATGCAAGGACTGGAAAA ATCTCTGCAACATACTCTGCTTGTTTTGGCCAAGTACAGGACATAGCCTTTCTTCCTCATGGAAATGAGTTTATTTCAGCTGCAGAAGTAATCAGAAGAAATTCTACTGACAAAGGAATCATGGTCTGGGATTTCAGGTCAACAGCTGTGTTGTCCAATCAAATTTACCAG GAGGCATTCACCTGTACATGCTTAAAAGTTCACCCGTCCGAGTCCCATTTTGTTGCGCAGTCTAATGGTGACTACATAGCTCTGTTCTCGACAAAAAAGCCATACAAGCTTAACAAGTTTAAAAGATATGAGGGACATAAG GTGTCTGGCTATCACATTGGATGTGACTTCAGTCCTGGTGGATCAATAATTTGCTCTGGTTCAGCAGATGGACATATCTATTTCTATGATCATCACAGTTCTCACATGATAAGTAAGCTTAAGGCTCATTCAATGCCGTGTATGGATGTCGTTTTTCACCCCAGCCTACCTCACTATGTAGCTAGTTGTGGGTGGGATGGGGGAGTGAAAATATGGAAATAA